Proteins from one Candidatus Kapaibacterium sp. genomic window:
- a CDS encoding VWA domain-containing protein, whose translation MKFLILTIAFLVSLSSVSAQRSFVEAGVKGESPYFELPPDINIEHFPLLSTKADVTISGMMADVTITQSYVNRGEKAIEAVYVFPASTRAAVYAMEMKIADRTIKAVIQPKVKAREMYEEAKEEGKSASLLEQRRPNIFSMNVANVMPGDTIQVALRYTEMLIPEELEYEFVLPTVVGPRYISEKNDTDNPVENVGYIPSNVPTYDFDISITMNTIIPMDKISSKSHKIEIQKLNDNQQIIKLAKGEEKSGNRDFILSYRPAGERIETGLLLHQGDKENYFMLVIQPPKRVEIKDVVPREFIFVVDVSGSMNGFPIDISKASMEQLLRRMRPNDLFNVILFASGTVLFSENSIAATDKNLMNAIEFINKEHGHGGTELMPALELALNMPNNEGYSKSIVVMTDGLVGVDKKAVNYIRDNLNKANLYSFGIGGYMNRFLIEAMALAGAGEPLIITEQEGAQKAADRFMKYIESPVLTDISIEFDGFTTYDVEPIKPFDLTAERPIIVYGKYEGHPGGKIILRGKTAKQDLHVNIPVDRFGKMDQSNAIKYIYARNKLKLIEMYDNFGKNNYNDKSTLSFEDAITEIGMKYNLLTEHTSFVAIDSEIRNANGEYDTINQPLPIPEGMGSMVIAVNMMSRGSASGGLSGGYPSRMSAQGGDGVDYGGFSSNIEIETPIMPYYENVNYSDLVVYLKDSSRVFDYNLENMIINGKLFLTDDGKFDRVEISKKYLLDDYILSEIDKTVKDLFIKASKEEDFEIPEEKSGPFSLSLKLPDRFMMKYKGKTIEAEKRNGNIFAILKEGSGEQVMIGTKAKIEVSYFDAENNLLKTHTYNDIFGFGKVPDGISAIVHKSKRGTEKLISFIFMHNPTNIAPKEVVEEGHKIKYIIVKVL comes from the coding sequence ATGAAATTTTTAATTTTAACAATTGCGTTTTTGGTCTCTTTAAGTTCCGTTTCAGCACAAAGGTCATTCGTAGAAGCCGGTGTAAAGGGGGAATCACCCTATTTTGAATTGCCACCGGACATTAACATCGAGCATTTCCCCTTACTATCAACAAAAGCGGACGTCACCATTTCGGGTATGATGGCAGATGTGACTATTACCCAAAGCTACGTCAATCGTGGCGAAAAAGCCATCGAAGCCGTTTATGTTTTCCCGGCTTCCACTCGGGCAGCAGTGTATGCTATGGAAATGAAAATTGCTGATAGGACGATAAAAGCAGTAATTCAACCGAAAGTGAAAGCACGTGAAATGTACGAAGAAGCCAAGGAAGAAGGCAAAAGTGCATCACTTTTGGAGCAAAGAAGACCAAATATTTTCTCAATGAATGTGGCAAATGTCATGCCCGGCGATACAATTCAAGTAGCATTGCGATATACCGAAATGCTGATTCCCGAAGAATTGGAATACGAATTTGTGTTACCAACAGTGGTCGGTCCGAGATATATTTCGGAAAAGAACGACACTGATAATCCGGTAGAAAATGTAGGATATATACCTTCAAATGTGCCGACATACGATTTTGATATTTCCATCACGATGAACACAATCATCCCAATGGACAAAATCAGTTCAAAATCGCACAAAATTGAAATTCAAAAACTCAACGATAACCAACAAATTATCAAATTGGCAAAAGGTGAAGAGAAAAGCGGCAACCGCGATTTCATCCTTTCCTATCGTCCGGCGGGAGAAAGAATCGAAACGGGACTATTGCTACACCAAGGCGATAAGGAAAATTATTTCATGTTGGTAATCCAACCGCCTAAAAGAGTCGAAATCAAAGATGTCGTGCCGCGGGAGTTCATCTTTGTGGTTGACGTGTCGGGTTCAATGAATGGATTTCCGATAGACATTTCAAAAGCTTCTATGGAGCAATTGCTTCGCCGAATGCGTCCGAATGATTTATTCAATGTGATATTATTTGCTTCGGGCACAGTTTTATTTTCGGAAAATTCAATTGCCGCTACCGATAAAAATCTAATGAATGCGATTGAATTCATCAACAAAGAACACGGACACGGCGGCACAGAATTAATGCCGGCGTTAGAATTAGCATTGAATATGCCGAATAATGAGGGCTATTCCAAATCTATTGTCGTGATGACAGACGGATTGGTTGGGGTTGATAAAAAAGCTGTGAATTACATTCGCGACAATCTAAACAAAGCCAATTTATATTCATTCGGAATCGGCGGATATATGAACCGATTTTTAATCGAAGCAATGGCATTAGCCGGAGCAGGCGAGCCGCTTATTATTACTGAACAAGAAGGAGCTCAAAAAGCTGCAGATAGATTTATGAAATATATCGAATCGCCCGTATTGACTGACATTAGCATCGAATTTGACGGATTTACGACTTACGACGTTGAGCCAATCAAGCCATTCGATTTGACTGCCGAAAGACCAATCATTGTTTATGGCAAATACGAAGGGCATCCGGGCGGAAAAATCATTTTGAGAGGTAAAACTGCAAAACAAGATTTGCATGTAAATATTCCTGTTGACAGGTTCGGCAAAATGGACCAATCGAACGCAATCAAATATATTTATGCCCGAAATAAATTGAAATTAATCGAAATGTATGATAATTTCGGCAAAAATAATTATAATGATAAAAGCACGCTATCATTTGAAGATGCAATAACTGAGATTGGCATGAAATACAATCTTCTTACCGAGCATACTTCGTTTGTGGCAATTGATTCGGAAATTCGCAACGCAAACGGTGAATATGATACTATTAATCAGCCGTTACCGATTCCTGAGGGAATGGGTTCCATGGTAATTGCCGTAAACATGATGTCACGGGGTTCGGCATCCGGCGGACTCAGCGGTGGATATCCATCACGTATGTCTGCACAAGGTGGGGATGGTGTTGATTATGGTGGATTTAGTAGCAATATTGAAATAGAAACTCCAATAATGCCATATTACGAAAATGTAAATTATTCCGATCTCGTAGTCTATCTAAAGGATAGTAGCAGGGTTTTTGACTATAATTTGGAAAATATGATAATAAACGGCAAATTATTTTTAACAGATGATGGCAAGTTTGATAGGGTTGAAATATCTAAAAAATATCTTCTTGACGATTATATTTTATCTGAAATTGACAAGACTGTTAAGGATTTATTCATCAAAGCTAGCAAAGAAGAGGACTTTGAAATCCCTGAAGAGAAAAGTGGCCCATTTAGTCTGTCCCTAAAACTGCCGGATAGATTCATGATGAAATATAAGGGCAAGACTATTGAAGCTGAAAAGAGGAATGGAAATATTTTTGCGATACTCAAAGAAGGTAGTGGCGAACAAGTCATGATAGGCACCAAAGCAAAAATTGAGGTATCTTATTTTGATGCCGAAAATAATTTGCTTAAAACTCATACATATAATGATATATTCGGATTTGGCAAAGTGCCGGATGGAATATCGGCGATTGTACACAAATCAAAACGCGGAACCGAAAAGCTGATTTCCTTTATTTTTATGCACAACCCGACGAACATAGCTCCCAAGGAAGTCGTGGAAGAAGGTCATAAA
- a CDS encoding Hsp33 family molecular chaperone HslO, whose protein sequence is MNEQNEELKKIFQQRDRSVRVLSKDGFFRAVCVKSSNTSLTAQRNHKLDKVSAFFLSRMMSSSLMIASFLKGEERVVIEVDGSNVFKKLFAESMQLGEVRGYVDMNNTENIYHVNDISEIIGSGSLRITKILYHKAEPIQGIVPLVKGDIADDLAYYFVQSEQIPTAVVLDVEFDDSGEIKHSGGLMVQAMPGFHIDQLQAVLDKLENITPLSDYFSAGLNPKQIMKEVLPFEFDVINSTQVDFFCRCSKEMFLSKLLTLGAEEIKSMKSSQHNELVCKYCNKHYYIQDDDFDKLIEESLAKTN, encoded by the coding sequence ATGAATGAACAAAATGAAGAATTGAAAAAAATATTCCAGCAGCGAGACCGCTCGGTAAGGGTATTATCGAAGGACGGCTTTTTCAGAGCAGTATGTGTAAAGAGTTCAAATACCTCACTCACAGCGCAACGCAACCATAAATTGGATAAAGTATCGGCGTTTTTCTTGTCGCGAATGATGTCTTCATCGCTCATGATTGCCTCATTTCTAAAGGGCGAGGAGCGTGTAGTCATCGAAGTTGACGGTAGCAATGTATTCAAAAAACTATTTGCCGAATCAATGCAATTGGGCGAAGTCAGGGGATATGTTGATATGAACAACACCGAAAACATCTACCATGTAAATGACATTTCGGAAATTATTGGTTCGGGTTCGCTACGAATCACAAAGATTTTGTATCACAAAGCGGAACCTATTCAGGGAATTGTCCCGCTTGTCAAGGGCGATATTGCCGATGATTTGGCATATTATTTCGTTCAATCCGAGCAAATCCCAACGGCAGTTGTGTTGGATGTAGAATTTGACGATTCAGGCGAAATCAAACATTCAGGCGGACTTATGGTGCAAGCTATGCCGGGATTTCACATTGACCAACTCCAAGCAGTATTGGATAAATTGGAAAACATTACACCACTTTCAGATTATTTCTCGGCGGGATTGAATCCAAAGCAAATAATGAAAGAAGTGCTTCCCTTCGAGTTCGATGTAATCAACAGCACGCAAGTTGATTTCTTTTGCCGATGCTCGAAAGAGATGTTTCTCTCGAAATTGTTGACACTTGGAGCAGAGGAAATCAAATCCATGAAAAGCAGCCAACACAATGAGTTGGTATGTAAATATTGCAACAAACATTATTATATCCAAGATGACGACTTCGACAAGCTAATCGAAGAATCTTTGGCAAAAACTAATTAA
- the mscL gene encoding large-conductance mechanosensitive channel protein MscL, whose amino-acid sequence MSSFIKEFKEFAVKGNVVDIAVGMIIGVAFGKIVSSFVNDVVMPPIGMLVGGVDFQNFSYVLREATEAQEAVTINYGMFINNVIDFVIIAFAIFVAIKAMNRLTRKEEAAPELTVPAAPSPEVELLTEIRDLLRK is encoded by the coding sequence ATGAGCAGTTTCATTAAAGAATTTAAAGAATTCGCCGTCAAAGGCAACGTAGTTGATATAGCAGTCGGTATGATTATTGGTGTTGCATTCGGCAAAATAGTGAGTTCATTTGTGAACGATGTCGTGATGCCACCAATAGGAATGCTTGTAGGCGGAGTTGATTTCCAAAATTTTAGCTACGTACTCCGAGAAGCTACAGAAGCACAAGAAGCCGTAACTATAAATTATGGCATGTTTATCAACAATGTGATTGATTTTGTTATCATAGCATTTGCTATTTTCGTGGCGATTAAAGCTATGAACAGATTGACACGCAAAGAAGAAGCCGCTCCCGAACTCACCGTACCGGCAGCACCAAGCCCCGAAGTAGAATTGCTAACCGAAATCAGAGATTTGTTGAGGAAGTAA
- a CDS encoding serine hydroxymethyltransferase, producing the protein MYENVKKYDPELYDILMLENGRQHDKIELIASENFTSEAVMQTQGSVLTNKYAEGYPGKRYYGGCEYVDMAEDLARERLKKLFGAEYVNVQPHSGSNANMAVYFTFLNHGDTVMGLSLAHGGHLTHGSPVNFSGKFYNFVAYELDPATGRIDYDKAAELAKKHKPKLITVGASAYPRDIDFKKFREIADSVGAFLFADIAHPAGLIAKGKLSNPVPYCDIVASTTHKTLRGPRGGIIMTHKDYENPFGIVAPKSGRVKNIGEVLDSWVMPGVQGGPLMHVIAAKAVAFGEVLSDEFDLYATQVIKNAQAFAKALVSKGYDLVSGGTDNHLMLVDLRNKGVTGKQAENALDESGITCNKNAVPNDTQPPLVTSGIRLGTPAMTTRGLKEDDFVQVAEFIDKVITNIGNESVYEQVRNEVKEFTSKYPLHQKML; encoded by the coding sequence ATGTATGAAAATGTAAAAAAATATGACCCCGAACTGTACGACATTTTGATGTTAGAAAATGGAAGACAGCACGACAAAATCGAATTAATTGCAAGTGAGAATTTCACTTCCGAAGCTGTAATGCAAACGCAGGGCTCGGTGCTAACGAACAAATATGCCGAAGGATATCCGGGCAAACGCTACTATGGCGGTTGCGAATATGTGGATATGGCTGAAGACCTTGCTCGCGAAAGACTGAAAAAGCTCTTCGGTGCGGAATATGTCAACGTGCAACCACACAGCGGAAGCAATGCCAACATGGCTGTGTATTTCACATTCCTCAACCATGGCGACACAGTCATGGGATTGAGCCTTGCTCATGGCGGTCACTTGACTCATGGTTCGCCTGTGAATTTTTCGGGCAAATTTTATAACTTCGTAGCTTACGAATTAGACCCTGCAACAGGCAGAATTGACTATGACAAAGCGGCTGAATTAGCCAAAAAGCACAAACCAAAGCTAATCACAGTTGGTGCTTCGGCATATCCGCGTGATATTGATTTCAAGAAATTCCGCGAAATAGCAGACTCAGTGGGTGCTTTCCTATTTGCAGATATTGCTCATCCCGCGGGATTGATTGCCAAAGGTAAACTGAGCAATCCTGTCCCCTACTGCGATATCGTCGCTTCGACTACTCACAAAACTTTACGCGGACCTCGCGGCGGTATCATCATGACTCATAAAGATTACGAAAATCCATTCGGAATCGTTGCCCCGAAATCCGGTCGCGTCAAAAATATCGGTGAAGTTTTAGATTCGTGGGTGATGCCGGGCGTGCAAGGTGGTCCACTTATGCACGTAATCGCTGCTAAAGCTGTGGCATTCGGTGAAGTATTGAGCGACGAATTTGATTTATACGCAACTCAGGTAATTAAAAACGCCCAAGCATTCGCCAAAGCACTTGTATCCAAGGGCTACGATTTGGTCAGCGGCGGCACAGACAACCATTTGATGCTTGTTGATTTGCGGAACAAAGGCGTGACCGGCAAACAAGCCGAGAATGCCCTTGATGAATCCGGCATCACTTGCAACAAAAACGCAGTGCCCAACGATACTCAGCCACCATTGGTAACGTCGGGTATCAGGCTCGGAACTCCGGCGATGACTACTCGCGGATTGAAAGAAGATGATTTCGTCCAAGTTGCTGAATTTATTGACAAAGTAATCACCAACATCGGTAACGAAAGCGTTTACGAGCAAGTCCGCAACGAAGTGAAAGAATTCACCTCGAAATATCCGCTACATCAAAAAATGCTCTAA
- the asnS gene encoding asparagine--tRNA ligase — MLSSYKSFHYIEDIHKYVGEEVTLRGWVYNLTGKGKLQFIMLRDGTGVIQCVVFKTNVSEEAFENAKSLTQESSISLTGKVVSNEKAPGGFEIDVTNLQIIQLAQEYPITPKEHGDSFLIEHRHLWLRSSRQHAIMRVRAAVMKAIRDFFDGNGFKLMDSPILTPNACEGTSTLFETEYFDLGKAYLSQSGQLYAEATALALGKVYTFGPAFRAERSKTRKHLTEFWMVEPEMAFFDLNDDMDLAEDLVEYIVQYCLKTCQKELQTLERDITKLEKVRRPFHRMSYSDAVDWLVENKIPLNKKIDGKDVEILPFPWGEDFGSPQEEAIMEQFDKPLIIHRYPTEIKAFYMKRDPINPKVVLAMDMLGPEKAGELIGGSQREDDFDLLLQRIKHEELPEEEFKWYLDLRRYGSVPHSGFGLGVERTVKWITGAAHIREVIPFPRMIYRITP, encoded by the coding sequence ATGTTGTCGAGTTACAAAAGTTTTCATTATATCGAAGACATCCACAAGTACGTAGGCGAAGAAGTCACTTTGCGTGGCTGGGTTTACAATCTTACCGGAAAAGGGAAATTACAATTCATAATGCTTCGCGACGGCACCGGAGTAATCCAATGCGTCGTTTTCAAGACTAATGTCAGCGAAGAAGCTTTCGAAAATGCCAAAAGCCTGACCCAAGAGTCATCAATTAGTTTGACAGGCAAAGTAGTAAGCAACGAAAAAGCCCCGGGCGGCTTTGAAATAGATGTCACAAATTTGCAGATTATTCAATTAGCTCAAGAATACCCAATAACTCCCAAGGAGCACGGGGATTCGTTTTTGATAGAGCATCGCCATTTGTGGTTGCGTTCATCGCGCCAACATGCGATTATGCGCGTCAGAGCGGCTGTGATGAAAGCAATTCGTGACTTTTTCGACGGTAACGGATTCAAACTAATGGATTCGCCGATTTTGACTCCAAATGCTTGTGAAGGCACTTCCACATTATTCGAAACCGAATATTTTGATTTGGGGAAAGCATACTTGTCACAATCGGGTCAACTTTACGCCGAAGCAACAGCACTCGCTTTGGGCAAAGTTTATACTTTCGGACCTGCTTTCCGTGCCGAACGTTCCAAAACGCGTAAACATTTGACTGAATTTTGGATGGTCGAACCCGAAATGGCATTTTTCGACTTGAACGATGATATGGATTTGGCTGAAGATTTGGTCGAATACATTGTCCAATATTGCTTGAAAACCTGCCAAAAGGAACTTCAAACATTGGAACGCGACATTACAAAACTCGAAAAAGTTCGTCGCCCATTCCATAGAATGAGCTATTCGGATGCAGTTGATTGGTTGGTAGAAAACAAAATTCCTCTGAACAAAAAAATTGACGGCAAAGATGTCGAAATACTTCCATTCCCATGGGGCGAAGATTTTGGCTCGCCACAAGAGGAAGCAATCATGGAACAATTCGACAAACCGTTGATAATTCATCGCTACCCGACTGAAATTAAAGCCTTTTACATGAAACGCGACCCAATCAACCCAAAAGTCGTTCTTGCAATGGATATGTTAGGACCTGAAAAAGCGGGCGAATTAATCGGTGGCAGCCAAAGAGAAGACGATTTCGATTTGCTGTTACAACGCATTAAACATGAAGAATTGCCCGAAGAGGAATTCAAATGGTATTTGGATTTGCGTCGCTACGGAAGTGTCCCCCACAGCGGATTCGGACTCGGAGTAGAGCGCACAGTTAAATGGATTACCGGAGCGGCACACATTCGCGAGGTAATTCCTTTCCCAAGAATGATTTACAGAATTACACCATAA